Proteins from a genomic interval of Ralstonia wenshanensis:
- a CDS encoding type II secretion system F family protein: MKFEVRVLSRSNAIQLLSVEAQSEADALRQIRDQGLQALGIRSSRVAQAATGWRRKRFSLLLFSQELHALLLAGLTLMEALEGLIEKETAPEPRSVLQRLIALIREGQRFSAALTAMPEAFPPLYVGLMQAAETTGALPAALARYVEYQQRVDVVRSKIVSASIYPAILMVVGGLVTIFLGGYVIPRFASIYKDSGRELPLMSAWLLGTGQFVAEHALPTAIAMAVTLAATVVAAARLHKSGALSRGVLRLPAVGPRVQLYEMSRLYLTLGMLLESGIPAVSGLRMSEGVISRHVLERLQRARHAIEAGAPFADTFHDNGLTTSISFRMLRVGERSGKLGAMLIQASSFYDNDISRFIDRFTRAFEPIMMLLIGVVVGVIVVLLYLPIFDLATSLQ, translated from the coding sequence GTGAAGTTCGAAGTACGCGTCCTATCTCGTTCGAATGCGATCCAGTTGCTGAGCGTCGAGGCACAGAGCGAAGCGGATGCTCTACGTCAGATACGAGACCAAGGACTGCAGGCGCTGGGCATCCGCAGTTCGCGAGTGGCGCAGGCCGCCACAGGTTGGCGGCGCAAGCGCTTTTCGCTGCTGTTATTCAGTCAGGAACTGCACGCTCTGCTGCTTGCCGGTTTGACGCTGATGGAGGCGCTTGAAGGCCTGATCGAAAAAGAGACTGCACCTGAACCGCGTAGCGTCTTGCAAAGACTCATCGCTCTTATCCGCGAAGGTCAACGCTTCTCCGCAGCCCTTACGGCGATGCCAGAGGCATTTCCTCCCCTCTATGTGGGCCTGATGCAAGCCGCGGAGACCACGGGGGCATTACCGGCGGCGCTGGCGCGCTATGTCGAGTATCAGCAGCGTGTGGACGTAGTACGCAGCAAGATCGTCAGCGCGTCGATCTATCCGGCCATCCTCATGGTTGTGGGGGGCTTGGTCACTATTTTCCTAGGCGGCTACGTAATCCCCCGATTTGCTTCCATCTACAAGGATTCGGGGCGCGAATTGCCGCTGATGTCAGCTTGGTTGTTGGGCACAGGCCAGTTTGTGGCCGAACACGCGCTGCCGACAGCGATTGCAATGGCAGTCACCCTTGCCGCCACGGTTGTTGCGGCGGCACGCCTGCACAAGAGCGGAGCACTGTCCCGAGGCGTGTTGCGGCTGCCGGCGGTAGGACCGCGCGTGCAGCTGTACGAAATGTCCCGGTTGTACCTGACGTTGGGGATGCTGCTGGAAAGTGGTATTCCGGCAGTGTCGGGCTTACGCATGAGCGAGGGTGTCATCTCGCGCCACGTGCTGGAGCGCTTGCAGCGTGCACGCCACGCCATCGAAGCAGGGGCGCCCTTTGCAGACACCTTCCATGACAACGGCCTGACGACGTCGATTTCGTTCCGGATGCTGCGGGTAGGAGAGCGCTCCGGCAAGTTGGGGGCCATGCTGATTCAGGCCTCCAGCTTCTACGACAACGATATCTCCCGCTTTATCGACCGGTTCACCCGCGCCTTCGAGCCAATCATGATGCTGCTTATCGGCGTGGTCGTCGGTGTCATCGTCGTGCTGCTGTACCTGCCGATCTTCGACCTGGCGACTTCCCTGCAATGA
- the gspG gene encoding type II secretion system major pseudopilin GspG, with translation MTSVRCSNERRSALARPSRGLHGFTLLELLVVLVIIGLLASYVGPKYFSQIGKSEITTAKAQLEAFEKVLDTYRLDVGRYPSTEEGLQALMVAPPTAGAKWSGPYLKREVPLDPWGHAYVYHAPGANGEYEVLSYGKDGQPGGSGENADIVRP, from the coding sequence ATGACGTCCGTAAGATGTTCTAACGAGCGCCGCTCCGCCCTGGCTCGACCAAGCCGAGGACTGCACGGCTTCACCCTGCTGGAACTGCTAGTCGTGCTGGTCATCATCGGCTTGCTGGCATCGTATGTTGGTCCGAAATACTTCTCCCAAATCGGAAAATCGGAGATCACGACGGCCAAGGCCCAGTTGGAAGCCTTTGAAAAGGTTCTGGACACTTATAGGCTGGACGTCGGCCGCTATCCGAGCACCGAAGAAGGTCTGCAAGCGCTGATGGTGGCGCCACCCACTGCCGGCGCGAAATGGAGCGGCCCCTATCTGAAGCGTGAGGTGCCGCTGGACCCTTGGGGGCACGCCTACGTGTACCACGCCCCCGGCGCCAACGGCGAGTACGAGGTCCTCAGCTACGGCAAGGATGGCCAGCCTGGCGGCAGCGGCGAAAACGCCGACATCGTCCGCCCCTGA
- a CDS encoding cytochrome-c peroxidase: MDLLGLPKIDGRQPSPAMIALGQRLFFDQRLSSDGTRSCASCHSPDQFFGDGLRVSKGIGERLGTRNAPSLLNVAYNTSQFWEGRDPTLESQALRPLTNPREMGMPDGAAVLHVIAQDPNYVEAFRHAFGVNEASQVRIEQVAQALAAYERTLRAGDSAFDRYAFGGDKNALSASAVRGLTLFTGAARCSTCHTIERDHALLTDNQFHALSVGMERISGHLAQLTTELASQKQKGVPLDQIILSNDDFAELGRFVVSLDPKDIGKFRTPSLRNVAKTGPYMHDGGVPTLLQAVDYEVYYRSNEQGRPLLLTPMERQDLIAFLEALTTSPQALARLNPDPQAAHH; encoded by the coding sequence TTGGATCTTCTCGGTCTGCCCAAAATCGACGGGCGCCAGCCAAGTCCTGCGATGATCGCCCTGGGCCAAAGGCTTTTCTTCGACCAGCGACTCAGCAGTGACGGCACTCGCAGTTGCGCCAGTTGCCACTCACCGGACCAGTTCTTCGGCGATGGCCTGCGCGTTTCAAAAGGGATTGGTGAGCGCTTGGGGACCCGCAACGCACCGAGCCTATTGAACGTTGCATATAACACCTCTCAATTCTGGGAAGGGAGAGACCCCACACTCGAAAGCCAAGCTCTCCGGCCGCTGACCAATCCTCGAGAGATGGGCATGCCAGATGGTGCGGCCGTGCTTCATGTAATCGCGCAAGACCCGAACTACGTGGAGGCATTCAGGCACGCCTTTGGAGTTAACGAAGCATCTCAGGTGCGTATTGAGCAAGTTGCGCAAGCGTTGGCTGCCTATGAGCGCACACTGCGTGCTGGCGACTCAGCATTCGATCGCTATGCGTTTGGGGGCGACAAAAACGCCCTCAGCGCGAGCGCTGTGCGAGGGCTAACCCTATTCACGGGAGCTGCGCGTTGCTCCACATGCCACACGATCGAGCGTGATCACGCCCTACTTACTGATAACCAATTTCATGCGCTGTCGGTCGGCATGGAGCGTATTAGTGGGCATCTGGCGCAATTGACTACCGAGTTGGCTTCTCAGAAGCAGAAGGGCGTGCCGCTGGACCAGATCATTCTCTCGAATGACGACTTCGCCGAATTAGGGCGGTTTGTGGTGTCACTCGATCCGAAGGACATCGGCAAGTTTCGCACGCCCAGCTTGCGCAATGTGGCGAAGACGGGTCCCTATATGCACGACGGCGGTGTGCCCACCCTCTTGCAGGCAGTCGACTATGAGGTCTACTACCGCAGCAACGAGCAAGGCCGACCGCTGCTGCTCACTCCCATGGAGCGTCAGGACTTGATCGCGTTCTTGGAAGCGCTGACCACCAGTCCGCAAGCTCTCGCTAGGCTGAACCCAGACCCCCAGGCAGCGCACCACTGA
- a CDS encoding kelch repeat-containing protein, with protein sequence MKEREAMSKPNALGRDVVPRWRLSMRHMVPAILLAVGMLHAPQSVGQGQVAPVASTSANDSLMSLLASRPTTLRGQSATQLANGQWLVLGGTAANAAGNGAWVINAAGKSVPLPATLRTARMNHSATLLPDGTVLVFGGLDAKGNTLTDLEIFAPATNSFSSLANPGLLARSGHSATVLTDGRLLIAGGADAAGKPLRTVELYDPATNQVERVNTALDAARMQHIATLLPSAKVLLWGGQDGAGQTLASGSVFDATAQQFSAVAVDGAQSLAQSLNPGTVPTLVTSVPANQAKDVPVAQRFMLRFSQRMAVTTLNASTVTLIGPSGAVDIQPVPVEGGMLLFVTPKQELLPGTAYTLFVQGATDQFGNALPLTAVGFKTVTLGTPAARSTTTPAVAQAMLAAVPSQGAAAVAATAGSTTVNGTVATPKTPAVASAAYDAANRAAADADEDSDIWIPGPGNFGGKWRRGNREVSRQYLPKNEHLRHRLYGYPQLMKLTPADVAQHKIPDVTPPADGVTGVAGQVLRLNGKPLAGATLSIGSQKVVTDENGEFLLAGVPAGRQILVIDGETASRGNRHYGRYEYGVKIEEGRTTLLPFVIWMSRLNPRTVTLASPTATETVVTNPQIPGMELRIPAGMVIRDSQGKIVTEISMTAVPVNQPPFPLPHIEVPVYFTVQPGGSRLEGINANAKGAQLIYPNYPNAAPGTRMTFWDYDATNRGWFEYGHGTVTADGKQVMPDADVRIYEFTGAMITTFTPESQAPSAGPPANCQCDTKTADPVDTSTGLFINRETDLVIPDVMPITIGRTYRQADETSRAFGIGTNLSYDLFLVGGYDSAKDQIKPYSYLILPDGGRVYFSRVSGGTGYTDAVFQSIAAPGSIYYGAIIKWDNVSYPGANWSLVLKSGTSYYFPGVGDGGGTARTAAVVGIKDRFGNTMQLVRSSGSANLTQIISPNGRNVYLSYDASNRVTQVKDDLQRTYSYVYDTQGRLTQVTDPLGKTRAYTWANQTVPAAHSIGGIATSTNMLTVQDKNGNIVVTNTYDANGRVATQTYADGKTYSFAYTLLSASQTLPAGSYDAVTQTDATDERGTVTRYAFNASKAITSMTVGQGTSIAQTRTYNWNTGTNLLDSVTDALGRTTAYQYDRLGNTTQVTAASGTSSAATTKIVWDLNYSRPTTITDPNNNTLTLSYDNLGNLVRSTDALNHSVALTYDSQGRPTSIADALSGTTTFSYSGADLQTVTDPLGNAASQSTDAAGRPIGRTDPLGRRSYLAYDALNRVTSVTDPKGGVAQASYDPNGNLLTQVDQNNNTTSFAYDGRNRLTRTTDALGHVSTLAYEPGGRLSQVVDNKGQATNRTYDALGRPTLISFGATASGGSPISTIALTWDAGNRLTQLVDSVGGTITRTYDMLDRLTKETTPQGSVSYTYDTGGRRQSMTVAGQPTVSYTWDAASRLTQIQQAAGSTNGNTTQTISFGYDAANRRASTTYANGIVATYSYDKASQLTGITYKKADGTPIGDLSYTYDAAGQRTGMGGSLAQVNPGTAVNNTQFNANNQLTNWNGQSLTYDANGNLTSDGTNTYTWDERNQLRSIGGAVTASFQYDAMGRRNSKTIGSNSTGYLYDGANFVQEQSGGAVTANLVTGPRMDEPYLRESSVGTHSLLPDALGSILMATDATQAIVTTYSYDPYGATMQTGTNDNSQQYTGRENDGTGLYYYRARYYSPQLGRFISQDPIGWGSGQTNNYAYVDGKPTSYTDPLGLAMSGTEILGYKSCDAQQAQQCRATCGNRGVDKCTVRVTRKIVGVSGEGKPRYKNEEDPQCSCNDEDSNCATDPKSAFDKFMRGLTKPGWRNSAGTGIPEIDDATGDSSSKGSSMIPGGEGLPRFPMPVPIR encoded by the coding sequence ATGAAAGAAAGAGAAGCGATGTCGAAACCGAACGCTCTTGGTCGTGATGTGGTGCCGCGCTGGCGCCTTTCGATGCGCCACATGGTTCCAGCAATCCTGTTGGCCGTTGGGATGCTTCATGCGCCGCAGTCGGTTGGGCAGGGGCAGGTTGCGCCGGTCGCCTCTACGTCCGCGAACGACTCGCTCATGAGTTTGCTCGCTTCTCGGCCCACGACCCTCAGAGGTCAGAGCGCTACCCAACTCGCCAACGGTCAGTGGCTAGTACTGGGTGGTACCGCCGCCAATGCAGCAGGCAACGGTGCTTGGGTGATCAATGCGGCGGGCAAGTCTGTTCCGCTACCGGCCACCTTGCGCACCGCGCGCATGAACCACAGTGCGACCCTGTTGCCTGATGGCACCGTGCTCGTTTTCGGCGGACTTGATGCCAAGGGCAACACGCTTACCGATCTGGAGATATTCGCTCCGGCGACCAACAGCTTCAGCAGTCTCGCCAATCCGGGTCTGCTGGCCCGGAGTGGCCATAGCGCGACAGTGCTGACGGATGGCCGCCTCCTGATAGCAGGGGGGGCCGACGCTGCAGGTAAGCCGCTGCGCACGGTCGAACTTTACGACCCTGCCACGAACCAGGTCGAACGGGTCAACACCGCCTTGGACGCAGCGCGCATGCAGCACATCGCGACGCTATTGCCCAGCGCCAAGGTTTTGCTGTGGGGCGGTCAAGACGGTGCTGGCCAGACTCTGGCCAGTGGCAGCGTGTTCGATGCCACTGCGCAGCAATTCAGTGCTGTTGCAGTCGATGGCGCGCAGTCGCTGGCGCAGTCGCTTAATCCGGGAACGGTGCCGACCTTGGTGACTAGTGTTCCTGCGAACCAAGCCAAGGACGTGCCGGTTGCGCAGCGCTTCATGCTCCGCTTCAGCCAGCGCATGGCCGTGACGACGTTGAACGCCAGTACTGTCACCCTGATCGGCCCCAGTGGCGCGGTGGACATCCAGCCGGTTCCCGTGGAAGGCGGGATGCTGCTATTTGTCACGCCCAAGCAAGAACTGCTTCCAGGGACCGCCTATACGTTGTTTGTGCAAGGCGCAACCGATCAATTTGGCAATGCCTTGCCGCTGACCGCAGTGGGCTTCAAGACCGTCACACTCGGGACGCCAGCAGCACGGTCCACAACGACGCCGGCTGTCGCGCAGGCAATGCTCGCGGCAGTGCCGTCGCAGGGTGCGGCTGCTGTCGCCGCAACGGCAGGTAGCACTACCGTCAACGGTACGGTCGCCACCCCCAAAACCCCTGCTGTAGCCAGTGCTGCCTATGACGCGGCAAACCGGGCCGCTGCGGATGCGGACGAAGACAGCGATATTTGGATCCCTGGTCCGGGCAACTTTGGCGGCAAGTGGCGCCGTGGCAACCGAGAGGTTTCGCGGCAGTACCTGCCCAAGAACGAGCACTTGCGCCACAGGCTGTACGGCTATCCACAGCTGATGAAGCTGACGCCCGCCGACGTGGCCCAGCACAAGATTCCCGATGTCACACCGCCCGCCGATGGCGTGACGGGCGTTGCGGGCCAGGTGCTACGCCTCAATGGCAAGCCTTTGGCAGGCGCGACGCTGTCCATCGGTTCGCAGAAGGTGGTGACTGATGAGAACGGCGAGTTCCTGCTCGCAGGCGTGCCAGCCGGCCGCCAGATCCTGGTGATCGACGGCGAGACCGCCAGCCGCGGCAACCGCCACTATGGGCGCTATGAGTACGGTGTGAAGATCGAAGAAGGGCGGACCACGCTGCTGCCCTTCGTCATCTGGATGTCGCGCCTCAACCCGCGAACCGTTACGCTGGCCTCCCCCACCGCGACCGAGACTGTCGTGACCAACCCGCAGATTCCCGGGATGGAACTGCGTATCCCTGCAGGGATGGTCATCCGGGATTCCCAAGGCAAGATCGTGACCGAGATCAGCATGACGGCGGTGCCGGTCAACCAACCCCCGTTCCCGCTGCCGCACATTGAAGTGCCGGTCTACTTCACCGTCCAGCCCGGGGGCTCGCGCCTGGAAGGCATCAACGCCAATGCCAAGGGCGCCCAGCTCATCTACCCGAACTACCCGAACGCCGCGCCCGGCACGCGCATGACCTTCTGGGACTACGACGCCACCAACCGCGGCTGGTTCGAGTACGGCCACGGCACTGTTACGGCTGATGGTAAGCAGGTGATGCCCGATGCGGACGTTCGCATCTATGAGTTCACCGGCGCGATGATCACCACCTTCACGCCCGAATCCCAGGCTCCGTCGGCCGGCCCTCCTGCAAACTGCCAGTGCGACACCAAAACGGCCGACCCGGTAGATACTTCCACGGGATTATTCATCAATCGGGAAACCGACTTAGTTATTCCGGATGTGATGCCCATCACCATCGGCCGCACCTACCGGCAGGCCGACGAGACGTCCCGCGCTTTCGGTATCGGAACCAACCTTTCGTATGACCTCTTCCTTGTGGGGGGCTACGACTCCGCCAAAGATCAGATCAAGCCGTATTCCTATCTGATTCTGCCCGACGGCGGTCGTGTCTATTTCAGCCGCGTCTCTGGCGGTACCGGCTACACCGACGCCGTATTCCAGAGCATCGCTGCACCGGGCAGCATCTACTACGGCGCCATCATCAAGTGGGACAACGTTAGTTACCCAGGCGCCAACTGGAGCCTGGTCCTTAAGAGCGGCACTAGCTACTACTTCCCTGGCGTGGGGGATGGCGGTGGTACGGCGCGCACGGCCGCAGTAGTTGGCATTAAAGACCGATTTGGTAACACCATGCAGCTGGTGCGCAGTTCGGGGAGCGCCAACCTTACTCAGATCATTTCGCCCAACGGACGGAACGTCTACCTGAGCTACGACGCGTCCAACCGCGTTACGCAGGTCAAGGACGACCTGCAGCGCACCTACAGCTATGTCTATGACACGCAAGGCAGGCTGACCCAAGTCACCGACCCGCTGGGCAAAACCCGGGCCTACACCTGGGCAAACCAGACGGTGCCAGCCGCGCACTCGATTGGTGGCATTGCGACCAGCACCAATATGCTCACGGTGCAGGACAAGAACGGCAACATCGTTGTGACGAACACTTACGATGCGAATGGCCGGGTGGCGACCCAGACCTATGCCGATGGCAAGACCTATTCGTTTGCCTACACGCTGCTGTCCGCCAGCCAGACCCTCCCGGCAGGCAGTTACGACGCGGTGACCCAGACGGATGCCACGGACGAACGTGGCACGGTCACACGCTACGCGTTTAACGCCAGCAAGGCCATCACTAGCATGACCGTGGGCCAAGGCACGTCTATAGCTCAGACTCGCACGTACAACTGGAACACGGGGACTAACCTGCTTGACAGCGTTACCGACGCGCTGGGCCGCACCACCGCCTACCAATACGACCGGCTGGGCAACACCACACAGGTCACCGCTGCCTCGGGCACCAGCAGCGCGGCAACTACCAAGATCGTCTGGGATCTGAACTACAGCCGTCCAACCACCATCACAGACCCGAATAACAACACTCTGACGCTGAGCTACGACAACCTGGGCAACCTCGTCAGAAGCACCGACGCTCTGAATCACAGCGTGGCCTTGACCTACGACAGCCAAGGCCGTCCCACCAGCATTGCCGACGCGCTAAGTGGCACCACCACCTTCAGTTACAGCGGCGCCGACCTGCAAACCGTAACCGATCCGTTGGGCAATGCGGCGAGCCAAAGCACCGATGCCGCCGGACGCCCCATCGGTCGGACTGATCCATTGGGTCGCCGCAGCTACCTGGCCTACGACGCCCTGAACCGCGTTACCAGCGTGACCGACCCCAAAGGCGGCGTCGCTCAAGCCAGCTATGACCCGAATGGCAACCTGCTGACCCAAGTCGACCAGAACAACAACACGACGAGCTTTGCTTACGATGGACGCAACCGCCTCACCCGCACGACTGACGCGCTGGGGCATGTAAGCACACTGGCCTACGAGCCAGGCGGCCGCCTCAGCCAAGTGGTCGACAACAAGGGCCAAGCCACCAACCGTACTTACGATGCGTTGGGCAGACCGACTCTCATCTCCTTCGGTGCCACGGCAAGCGGTGGCTCGCCAATCAGCACCATTGCGCTGACGTGGGATGCTGGCAACCGGTTGACGCAGCTTGTTGACTCGGTTGGCGGCACTATAACGCGCACATACGACATGCTCGACCGTCTCACTAAGGAGACGACTCCGCAGGGTAGCGTGAGCTACACCTACGACACGGGTGGCCGACGCCAGAGCATGACCGTGGCCGGCCAGCCGACCGTGAGCTACACCTGGGACGCCGCCAGCCGCCTGACGCAAATTCAGCAAGCTGCGGGGAGCACAAACGGCAACACTACCCAGACCATTAGCTTCGGCTATGATGCGGCCAACCGCCGGGCAAGCACCACCTACGCCAACGGCATCGTGGCCACCTACAGCTACGACAAAGCAAGCCAACTAACCGGAATCACCTACAAGAAAGCCGACGGCACGCCGATTGGAGACCTGAGCTACACCTACGACGCCGCCGGTCAGCGCACCGGCATGGGCGGCAGCCTCGCGCAGGTCAATCCCGGCACTGCCGTGAACAACACCCAATTCAACGCCAACAATCAACTGACGAACTGGAATGGCCAGAGCCTGACGTATGACGCCAACGGCAACCTGACAAGCGACGGCACGAACACCTACACGTGGGATGAGCGTAACCAGCTACGCAGTATTGGCGGCGCTGTTACGGCCAGCTTCCAGTACGACGCGATGGGGCGGCGCAACAGCAAGACCATCGGCAGCAATTCCACCGGCTACCTGTACGACGGGGCGAACTTCGTGCAGGAGCAGAGCGGCGGTGCCGTCACGGCCAACCTAGTTACTGGCCCCAGGATGGACGAGCCCTACCTGCGCGAGAGCAGTGTTGGCACGCATAGCTTGCTGCCGGACGCGCTGGGCAGCATCCTGATGGCGACGGACGCCACGCAAGCGATCGTGACGACCTACAGCTACGACCCCTACGGCGCCACCATGCAAACGGGGACGAACGACAACAGCCAGCAATACACGGGCCGGGAAAACGACGGAACGGGGCTGTACTACTATCGGGCGCGGTACTACAGTCCGCAGTTGGGACGGTTCATCTCGCAGGATCCGATTGGATGGGGCAGTGGGCAGACGAACAACTATGCATATGTTGATGGGAAGCCGACTAGCTATACCGATCCGCTTGGGCTTGCTATGAGCGGCACCGAGATACTCGGATACAAGTCATGCGATGCACAACAAGCCCAACAATGCCGAGCCACATGTGGTAATCGCGGGGTTGATAAATGTACCGTCCGAGTTACCAGAAAAATTGTCGGAGTTTCGGGGGAAGGGAAGCCGAGATACAAGAATGAGGAAGATCCGCAATGCAGTTGCAACGATGAAGATAGCAATTGTGCAACTGACCCGAAGTCGGCATTTGACAAGTTCATGCGTGGGCTGACGAAACCGGGATGGCGGAATTCAGCTGGAACTGGAATTCCAGAGATAGATGATGCGACAGGGGATTCGTCGTCCAAGGGCTCTAGTATGATCCCTGGTGGTGAAGGGTTGCCCCGTTTCCCGATGCCGGTCCCTATTCGCTGA
- a CDS encoding DUF1269 domain-containing protein, whose translation MQHRLYFLMPDVVSARRVMNDLLLARITERHIHFVSKPGVDLTGLHEANILQTSDIVHATQNGLVIGGGAGVLAGIVAAIFPIVGDGPQWGMVGITTVVGALFGAWASSMIGSSVPNSRLKPFKQAVEDGQILLMVDVPRSRVKEVRALLQKTHPEGHFSGEDTAMPAFP comes from the coding sequence ATGCAGCATCGCCTCTACTTCCTGATGCCGGACGTCGTCAGCGCCCGGCGCGTGATGAATGACCTCCTGCTGGCGCGCATCACCGAGCGCCATATCCACTTCGTCTCAAAGCCAGGCGTCGATCTCACCGGCCTGCACGAAGCCAACATCCTCCAGACTTCCGACATCGTCCACGCCACCCAGAATGGCTTGGTGATCGGCGGGGGTGCGGGCGTGCTGGCAGGCATCGTGGCGGCCATCTTCCCGATCGTCGGCGATGGGCCGCAGTGGGGCATGGTCGGCATTACCACGGTGGTTGGGGCACTGTTTGGCGCCTGGGCCTCGAGCATGATCGGCAGCTCGGTGCCGAACAGCCGCCTGAAACCGTTCAAGCAGGCAGTGGAGGATGGGCAGATCCTGCTGATGGTCGATGTGCCGCGCTCGCGCGTGAAAGAGGTACGCGCGCTGCTGCAGAAGACGCATCCCGAAGGCCACTTCAGCGGCGAAGACACGGCCATGCCGGCCTTCCCCTGA
- a CDS encoding accessory factor UbiK family protein has product MKPTDLFSDFQNRVSEALRNSPAADIEKNVRAMMTQGFSKLDLVTREEFDVQSQVLARTRARLEELETRVAALEAQLKSAAPADQ; this is encoded by the coding sequence ATGAAACCGACCGATCTCTTTTCCGACTTCCAAAACCGCGTAAGCGAAGCGCTGCGCAACTCGCCGGCGGCCGACATCGAGAAGAACGTCCGCGCGATGATGACGCAGGGCTTCTCCAAGCTCGATCTGGTCACTCGGGAGGAATTCGACGTGCAATCGCAAGTGCTGGCGCGTACGCGTGCGCGACTGGAAGAACTCGAAACGCGCGTGGCCGCGCTGGAAGCGCAACTCAAGTCCGCCGCGCCCGCAGATCAGTAA
- a CDS encoding TorF family putative porin codes for MKKFAYAASLVLLTGAVAGVSQSAIAQSAPAADAPAAAPAPAPAALTANVTLASQYRYRGIMQTNNKPAIQGGFDYAIPGGVLPEGFYIGNWNSSISWLSDSNSNVSAPIEMDFYGGYKTEIVKDVPIDVGVLQYYYPGSYPDGFTRPHTTEGYAQIGYGPITFKYSHAFSNLFGTPDSHHSQYFDLSGNFDTGFWGLTLNLHAGYQQVPHQAVRASYADWKVGVTKDFGNGWAASLAYIDTNASRAFYTNTRGNYMGKATALLSITKTFQ; via the coding sequence ATGAAGAAGTTTGCGTACGCAGCCAGCCTTGTACTGTTGACCGGTGCCGTTGCCGGTGTGAGCCAATCCGCCATCGCGCAGTCCGCACCTGCGGCTGATGCGCCGGCCGCCGCGCCCGCGCCGGCACCTGCCGCGCTCACGGCCAACGTCACGCTGGCCAGCCAATACCGCTATCGCGGCATCATGCAGACCAATAACAAGCCGGCCATCCAGGGCGGCTTTGACTACGCCATTCCGGGCGGTGTGTTGCCCGAAGGCTTCTACATCGGTAACTGGAACTCGTCGATCAGCTGGTTGAGCGATTCGAACTCGAACGTCTCCGCGCCGATCGAGATGGACTTCTACGGTGGCTACAAGACCGAGATCGTCAAGGACGTGCCGATCGACGTGGGGGTGCTGCAGTACTACTACCCGGGCAGCTATCCCGATGGCTTCACGCGTCCGCACACGACCGAAGGCTATGCGCAGATCGGCTACGGCCCGATCACGTTCAAGTATTCGCACGCGTTTTCGAACCTGTTTGGCACGCCCGATTCGCATCACAGCCAGTACTTCGATCTGTCTGGCAACTTCGACACCGGCTTCTGGGGCCTGACGCTGAACCTGCATGCCGGCTACCAGCAAGTGCCGCACCAGGCCGTGCGCGCCTCGTATGCCGACTGGAAGGTCGGTGTGACGAAAGACTTCGGCAACGGCTGGGCGGCGTCGCTGGCCTATATCGATACGAACGCTTCGCGCGCCTTCTACACGAACACGCGCGGCAACTACATGGGCAAGGCCACGGCCCTGCTGTCGATCACCAAGACTTTCCAATAA
- a CDS encoding P-II family nitrogen regulator, with the protein MKLIMAIIKPFKLDEVREALSEVGVSGITVTEVKGFGRQKGHTELYRGAEYIVDFLPKVKIEVAVPDDVVERAVEAIEKSARTGKIGDGKIFVAEVEQVIRIRTGETGGDAL; encoded by the coding sequence ATGAAACTCATCATGGCCATCATCAAGCCGTTCAAGCTCGACGAGGTCCGCGAGGCATTGTCCGAAGTGGGTGTGTCGGGCATTACCGTCACGGAAGTCAAAGGCTTCGGACGCCAGAAGGGTCATACCGAGCTTTACCGCGGCGCGGAGTACATCGTCGACTTCCTGCCTAAAGTAAAGATCGAGGTGGCCGTGCCCGACGACGTGGTCGAGCGCGCCGTCGAGGCCATCGAAAAATCTGCGCGCACCGGCAAGATCGGCGACGGCAAGATCTTCGTGGCCGAGGTCGAACAAGTCATCCGCATCCGCACCGGTGAGACCGGCGGCGACGCCCTATAA